A part of Microbulbifer salipaludis genomic DNA contains:
- a CDS encoding pilus assembly protein, with protein MALFSVAAAHSVHSVDLAQSPLFLSNGATPNVMFVIDDSGSMHFEITPEDYRQDTAYIFPRADGVYGNTGYDQTADGNYQVPTVDDTNGYNALTRSPQYNKSYYDPSVTYLPWAKHDETLYPNANPRCARHNPENTGDCPGDGVSVNQNARNLTVENANYNGNAWRSCVRNVDETITCTSSSDAKTYWPATYFWHNGIGSEWDRNSYQKVEIRPSVATYTGHDRLDRDDCSLGVCSYEQEIQNFANWYTYYRSRTLAARAGIGRAFAEQGEDLRVGFGAINKGSSSVDGVDTGTIVNGVRAFSGEDREAFFTQLYERGVPTSGTPLRRALDDAGKYFSRMDDKGPWGANPGVDDEAAHLACRASYTILMTDGYWSGGGGNQASTSAARNNVDGTAGSEITGPDGASYTYSAESPFTDSHNNTLADVAMYYWNRDLRPELANKVPSKEGSINPAFWQHMVTFGVGFGVEGSVDKDDAFSAIKSGASITWPNPNNNPAKVDDLLHASVNGRGGFFSAADPQSFADELSGVLDNILGRSSGAASSVATTSTRLGTDTLIFQAAFNSFDWSGELKAIEVEADGSIGDLAWEVTDSDFPSPASRDIFTYSNGDGALFAWEPTGTVPGISDAQKSVLAGEDGDAMGALRLNWVRGLQTEGLRERGKLLGDIVNSSPVYAGRKKNHYHLLSAELGGARYLDYYTTSKQSRTEVVYVGANDGMLHGFDARDGDELFAYVPSGVYGALKDLSSPDYGTATLPHRYSVDGPLFVGDAYFGDASTGSWKNILVGTLGAGGKGLFVLDVTNPEGFDEDNVLFELTDADIPQLGNITGPPLVVPTADGWKIIVGNGYNSAGEQASLLVIDLENPTTETRVLTTNDSGDNGLAGASLLPNGRGEVVGAYAGDLQGNLWYFDLSSDDPADWGVGYEATSQGADGNDVTAKVPLFVARDPNGAVQPITSTPTLGLNEQMDNAVMVYFGTGSYLSSTDNVAGSTINSFYAIADQGAPVAGRGSLMQKVITSQENGVREVSNNASQTWWADKSGWYLDLTFGGSTTGERVISKPLLVYDRLLFPTLITSSDPCAFGGSGWQMELVAVGDRFIGHSIFGEDGKEVDYAIISYSQMIESGKKTFLPANDIKGDFKVEEGQSPPPANGRVSWRRF; from the coding sequence ATTCGGGCTCGATGCACTTTGAAATCACACCGGAGGACTATCGCCAGGACACTGCCTATATTTTTCCTCGCGCAGATGGCGTCTACGGCAATACCGGCTATGACCAGACCGCAGATGGCAATTATCAGGTCCCAACCGTGGATGATACTAACGGTTACAACGCCCTTACGCGCTCGCCACAATACAACAAAAGTTACTATGACCCGTCGGTAACCTATTTGCCCTGGGCAAAACACGACGAAACTCTGTATCCAAATGCCAATCCGCGTTGCGCCAGGCACAATCCGGAGAACACCGGCGACTGTCCGGGGGACGGCGTCTCGGTTAATCAGAATGCAAGGAATCTGACGGTAGAGAACGCTAACTACAACGGAAATGCATGGCGCAGTTGTGTGCGGAACGTCGACGAAACCATCACCTGTACTTCGAGCAGTGACGCGAAAACCTACTGGCCGGCCACCTATTTCTGGCATAACGGAATAGGCAGTGAGTGGGATCGCAATAGTTACCAGAAGGTTGAGATCCGACCCTCGGTGGCAACCTATACAGGCCATGACCGTTTGGATCGCGACGATTGTAGTCTTGGTGTCTGCAGCTACGAGCAGGAAATCCAGAATTTTGCCAACTGGTATACCTATTATCGCTCGCGCACCCTGGCCGCGCGTGCCGGTATCGGCCGCGCATTTGCCGAGCAAGGTGAAGATCTACGGGTAGGGTTTGGTGCGATCAATAAGGGTTCCAGCAGTGTCGATGGCGTCGATACAGGTACGATCGTAAACGGCGTGCGCGCATTCTCCGGTGAGGACCGGGAAGCTTTCTTCACGCAGCTTTATGAGCGAGGCGTGCCCACCTCGGGGACACCGCTACGCCGTGCACTGGATGATGCAGGGAAGTATTTTTCACGCATGGACGATAAAGGTCCATGGGGAGCAAACCCTGGTGTGGACGATGAAGCGGCGCACCTTGCGTGCCGTGCGAGTTACACCATTCTGATGACCGACGGCTACTGGAGTGGAGGTGGTGGTAACCAGGCGAGCACGTCGGCGGCGCGGAATAATGTCGATGGGACAGCGGGATCAGAAATTACCGGTCCCGATGGTGCTTCTTATACCTACAGCGCCGAATCGCCGTTTACCGATAGCCATAACAATACGCTGGCCGATGTGGCCATGTACTACTGGAATAGGGATTTGCGCCCGGAACTCGCCAACAAGGTGCCTTCTAAAGAAGGCAGTATCAATCCGGCGTTCTGGCAGCATATGGTGACCTTTGGTGTGGGGTTCGGTGTCGAGGGCTCCGTGGATAAGGATGATGCTTTTTCAGCAATTAAATCCGGCGCTTCGATTACTTGGCCAAATCCAAATAATAACCCGGCAAAAGTGGATGACCTGCTGCATGCGTCGGTTAACGGCCGCGGTGGTTTTTTCAGCGCGGCGGACCCGCAGTCGTTTGCCGACGAGCTGTCGGGCGTACTGGATAATATTCTCGGGCGCTCCAGTGGTGCCGCTTCCTCCGTTGCTACTACCTCTACCCGTCTTGGAACGGATACATTGATTTTCCAGGCTGCGTTCAACAGTTTCGATTGGAGTGGAGAACTCAAGGCTATCGAGGTAGAAGCTGATGGCTCCATTGGCGATCTTGCCTGGGAGGTCACGGACAGTGATTTTCCATCGCCGGCGAGCAGGGATATCTTCACTTACAGCAATGGTGACGGGGCATTGTTTGCCTGGGAACCCACCGGCACTGTGCCGGGCATATCCGATGCGCAAAAGAGTGTTCTGGCCGGTGAAGATGGCGATGCGATGGGTGCCTTGCGCCTGAACTGGGTGCGGGGACTGCAAACGGAAGGCCTGCGCGAGCGTGGCAAGCTGCTGGGCGATATCGTGAACTCCAGCCCGGTGTACGCCGGGCGGAAGAAAAACCATTACCACCTGCTTTCCGCGGAACTGGGTGGCGCTCGCTACCTCGACTATTACACAACGTCGAAACAGTCGCGGACCGAAGTGGTCTACGTTGGCGCGAACGACGGCATGTTACATGGGTTCGACGCGCGCGACGGTGATGAACTCTTCGCTTACGTGCCTTCGGGTGTTTACGGCGCGCTCAAGGACTTGAGTTCACCGGATTACGGCACCGCTACTCTGCCACATCGCTACAGTGTGGATGGGCCGCTGTTCGTCGGAGATGCCTACTTTGGCGATGCATCCACCGGCAGCTGGAAAAATATCCTGGTGGGTACCCTGGGCGCTGGAGGTAAGGGGTTGTTTGTACTCGATGTTACCAACCCCGAAGGCTTCGACGAAGACAATGTTCTGTTCGAGCTTACGGATGCGGACATTCCGCAGTTGGGGAATATTACCGGTCCACCGCTGGTCGTACCTACGGCCGACGGCTGGAAAATTATCGTCGGTAACGGGTACAACTCTGCTGGAGAACAGGCAAGCTTGCTGGTCATCGACTTGGAAAACCCAACCACCGAAACCCGGGTTTTAACCACCAATGACAGCGGCGATAACGGACTCGCCGGTGCATCCCTGCTGCCCAATGGCCGGGGAGAGGTCGTTGGAGCCTACGCCGGCGACCTGCAGGGTAACCTCTGGTACTTTGATCTCAGCAGTGACGATCCGGCGGACTGGGGGGTTGGCTATGAGGCGACTTCGCAGGGTGCGGATGGTAATGACGTAACCGCCAAGGTGCCACTGTTTGTTGCACGTGATCCAAATGGTGCGGTCCAGCCAATTACCTCCACACCGACACTGGGTCTCAACGAGCAGATGGACAACGCGGTGATGGTTTATTTCGGCACCGGCAGTTACCTCTCCAGTACCGACAATGTCGCGGGTAGTACGATCAACAGCTTTTATGCCATTGCCGATCAGGGCGCCCCTGTGGCAGGGCGGGGTTCTTTGATGCAAAAGGTGATCACCAGCCAGGAAAACGGTGTCCGCGAAGTATCCAACAACGCGTCCCAGACCTGGTGGGCGGACAAGAGTGGCTGGTATCTGGATCTCACCTTCGGAGGCTCAACCACCGGTGAACGGGTGATCAGTAAACCTCTGCTGGTTTACGACCGGCTCCTGTTCCCCACGCTAATTACTTCCAGCGACCCCTGCGCCTTTGGTGGCAGTGGCTGGCAGATGGAGCTGGTTGCAGTGGGCGACCGTTTTATCGGGCACTCGATTTTTGGCGAGGACGGTAAGGAAGTTGACTATGCCATCATTAGCTATTCGCAGATGATTGAGTCAGGCAAAAAGACATTCCTGCCAGCAAACGATATCAAGGGTGATTTCAAGGTCGAGGAAGGGCAGTCACCACCGCCGGCCAATGGCCGGGTGTCCTGGCGACGGTTTTGA
- a CDS encoding sigma-54-dependent transcriptional regulator: MTDRQPIALVVDDEPDICDLISMTLRRMHVRADIAMSVAEARRRIAEKSYDFCLTDMRLPDGDGLELVEAIQDLPKDRSYPVAVITAHGNMDTAITALKLGAFDFVSKPVNLERLRALVLLALRLGEDRFFQTQEFPPLLQGQSSAVRTLRDTIEKVARSDAPVHLQGPPGSGKELTARCIHDLGPRAEQSFVVVHCSTIPRDAFEQTLFGSNTAGNENPGLLQAANGGTLFLDEITALPKEVQVKLLQVIEEKRFHAIGDHQPQALNIRLISSAETSLAAATRNGDFRSDLFFRINVIELAVPALRERQEDIPLLARYLLRRITEGSPGAAPRASQDAVTALQAYPFPGNLRELENILERALTLCESNTISADDLILTGEPPLSQAEDNAPQPGISLTPQPDANYPGQFDAADYNTLDDFLQTIERDAIESALNETRGNKTAAAEKLGISFRSLRYRLKKLGLESE, translated from the coding sequence ATGACCGATCGTCAACCCATCGCCCTGGTCGTCGATGACGAACCAGACATTTGTGACCTGATTTCGATGACCCTGCGCCGTATGCACGTGCGCGCCGATATCGCCATGTCGGTGGCCGAGGCGCGACGGAGAATCGCAGAAAAGTCCTACGACTTCTGTCTCACGGACATGCGTCTCCCCGACGGGGACGGCCTCGAACTGGTCGAAGCCATTCAGGACCTGCCCAAGGACCGATCTTATCCCGTCGCCGTGATTACCGCGCATGGCAACATGGACACGGCCATTACCGCACTCAAGCTGGGTGCCTTCGATTTTGTCAGCAAGCCGGTCAATCTGGAGCGCTTGCGCGCGCTCGTGCTTCTGGCACTTCGGCTGGGAGAAGACCGCTTCTTCCAAACCCAGGAATTCCCGCCGCTGCTTCAGGGCCAATCCTCTGCGGTGCGCACACTGCGCGATACCATTGAAAAGGTGGCGCGCAGCGACGCACCGGTACACCTGCAGGGGCCGCCGGGCTCGGGCAAGGAGCTTACCGCCCGCTGCATTCACGACCTGGGGCCGCGTGCAGAACAGTCCTTTGTTGTCGTGCACTGCTCGACGATTCCGAGGGACGCGTTCGAACAGACATTATTCGGCAGCAACACCGCCGGCAATGAAAACCCGGGCCTGTTGCAGGCTGCCAACGGCGGCACATTGTTTCTCGACGAAATCACCGCACTACCAAAGGAAGTTCAGGTCAAACTGCTGCAGGTCATTGAAGAAAAGCGCTTCCACGCCATCGGGGATCATCAGCCGCAAGCGCTGAACATCCGGCTGATCAGTAGCGCGGAGACAAGCCTTGCCGCAGCAACCCGTAATGGCGATTTCCGCAGTGACCTCTTTTTCCGCATTAATGTAATCGAGCTGGCAGTTCCGGCCCTGCGGGAGAGACAAGAAGACATTCCATTACTTGCCCGCTACCTGCTGCGTCGAATCACCGAGGGCTCTCCCGGCGCTGCGCCGCGCGCCAGTCAGGACGCGGTGACAGCCCTCCAGGCATACCCCTTTCCAGGAAACCTGCGCGAGCTTGAAAACATTCTGGAGCGCGCGCTCACTCTCTGCGAATCGAACACCATCAGTGCGGATGACCTGATACTCACCGGCGAACCGCCGCTTTCCCAAGCGGAAGACAATGCCCCACAACCGGGTATATCACTCACGCCCCAGCCCGATGCCAACTATCCGGGCCAGTTTGACGCGGCCGATTACAACACGCTGGATGACTTTCTCCAGACCATCGAGCGCGACGCCATCGAGTCGGCACTGAACGAAACCCGCGGCAACAAGACCGCCGCGGCGGAAAAACTGGGGATCAGCTTTCGGTCGCTGCGCTACCGTCTCAAAAAGCTTGGTTTAGAAAGCGAATAA